The genomic window TACGTGTACCGGGTACATATCGGTCGGTACCGATCCTATCCCTCAAATGGAGAGAGTTGATTACTGCTCTAGACCTAAATGGCAAGAAAGGGCAAAGAGACATGATATATATGACTTGGCAAATTTGTTGGCATCCCATAGGCCATATCATATGCAGACTAGACGTGGGTAAAATCGTCATCTAACACGGTGtacaattaatttaattttgaattgcaCAGCTAGAAGTGTGGAATCGAATCTCACAACCTAATACATTTGGTTTCTTTATCCATGTCACCCTCCTCCTTCTACACACACCACATTGCAGACATACGTTTGCATGCGCTTGTAATTAACTTAACTAATTCTCAACTCAATAATTTAATGCCTTCGCATATAGTCACCCTAGCTGATCAATGTTTAATAATGTCTCTGAGTACGTCTATAGATCtattcttattttaaaaatagaatagaAAAGGACAATGtccatatataatttatttaatatcagCTATTAATTTTCTCTCAGGAGAATACTCTTATCTAGATTAGTCTCTATCTAGATTATATTAGTCTCTataattgtcaaaaataaagataagtttttgtataatttttttccacCACCATTATGCGGCCTAGTTATTAGACCATCTAACTCTAATTTAGTTCGGGATCAGTTataacatcaagtggtttcaatcttctcccgatcacagttgcgaAAGATCGAATTGTGGTCCTCTCTACCAAATCCAACGTCatttaccactagaccaactaacgattggtgaaTTCTCTTATCTTTGTGTCCCCACTTAATCattgtttaataaaattgatttttttttaaggaaaatgctaaacagtgcccccggggcactagttaaggatgcaaaaatagtaatttggcattggagtttgtgcagtcaacttctagaaagtttaaaaagtgttattttcttttcaaaactttctaattttggtttctttaaccggtgccccgggggcactggttagcatgaccctttttttaattattaatcagGTCTCCGCACAAGACGAATAGAGATCGGTAAAAAGTAACTACATAACATGACGCCATATATATGCGGAACGCCTAAAAAAATTGATCTTtcttattattagttttttaaatttaatactCATCACAAGAGATAAACCTACACGGTATGTGATTTTATCCGATCAGAAGCTTCTAGCCAGTGAAACACCACGTTCGTGTGGTTGTTTTAGAAGGGGGCATACCTGCAAGATATTTTGGCGCTCCGCTCAATAAAAACGCCAACTGAACGGACATATATATGAATATCTAAACACTACAAGATAAATGATATTTCGCAGCAACAAAAGTTCTTGGCAAAGTTCTTAAgttgttggcaaagttgttttTTCCAGCAAATAAAAACTCGCTGTATATCGTTGCGATAAGTATCATTGCAAAAAATTTTGCAACaacattgcaaaaaaaataaaataaaaaatctgtaGCCGCAAATTATACTGTTGTCAAAATTGCATTATTCACAATGACAAATAATGTTGTTGTCAAAAAGTATTATTCCCAACAACTTTAATTGTCATTGGGACAAGTCATTTTTGCCAACAATAATGAACTTGTTGAAATTAGTTTTTGTTAATGGCAACGAGTTAAGAATGTTGTTGTTACATGTATATTTTTACCAACAAATTTATTGTTGTTAGGAAAAAGTCGCTGCAAAATGTCTTAACCCTTATagtgaaaaattatattttgtagGGACCAAAACTATAtcttatctatatatataaatcctagatagttgtggaattgcatatctaaaccctaatccacaaaccaatgaaaacctttcatttagccacttcatccacttacattcatttaatgtggggtaataattgtaattattattattattattattattattattattattattattattattattttaggttattattcattttaaatgtttttgttcattttattattttgtgtattttattgtctctttttcaaaaaatttaatgtttttgttaataatcttttgtccaatctttataaatataaggagttggtcgattgtcaggactactttctaatgttagtaaaaaaaatagataaaataaattttactaattgTTGTTATGCCctatatgatttttatcatattcgatatttgagtatgagttaagttggtttatctttgctccaataagtttcaaattaatataaatgtcaaattcgataatacagtagttttttggtaagagataatgaagtagtttatccaactcagaatcctccaatgagatttataatataaataaaaacttatgtttcaacatcgattgttttccatggtcaattatatgctatcatttccatagttattttgaagaatgagttaaagatattgctaatcagtgttaatgaagaagataccaaagtaacttcaaatgtgatgtataaataagttttttaaatgtataaacatctatatatatatatataattcctagatagttgtgcaaccactaatctaactcTAATCCACGTCAGtcacttatatccaattaaaccactcaataatgtcacatcacttctacttacatcattgtcatctctatacacttttttatatgcctacatttatatacctattacttttcattatacacccactcaactaataataataggttttactaaattatacgcactaattaatcttttatactatatattgaattatagtgtccaattaagaatcaaatgcacagtgtacgagtatgaccacaaaccgttttcatagcgaCATAACAATTTATGGATttccaacttattttggtagacgcaataggatccattgtaatcttttcgaaatgtataaacacatctttaatatctatcttatatttacatcacttttttattattattattttgttgttgttgatgttattattataattttcataatacttattgtttcaatttatacgaatgatttttcaacattacaatataaaataccgcataatacccgtgcatcgcacgggtgtgggactagtaatTTTCTAACCTTAAAATATTAGGATGCTTACATAGAGAATAGAGGATGCTTACATTGATGcttgtatatatattaatgtTGTATTGAAAACTTCATAATCAACTGTTTTCAACCACTCCATCAACAATATCAAAATGTTGGCCATTTCTCCACCTTTGTTCTCAACAATTGGATGGCCCTTTGAAGAGCACATAAGCCATAATCTGCATCAGAATCACTTCTACAAAGACATTACTACTACTGATCAATTATTTCATATTAAAAACCAACTTGAAGCTGAAAATTCAACTGATCCATCACAAGCCACAAGCTGTGACCTTAGTCTGGTCAAGAAGCTTGTCCATAATGCTAGTGAGCGCGATCGCCGCAAGAAGATCAATAATTTGTATTCTTCACTACGTTCACTTCTTCCTTATTCAGATCAATTGGTACATAGTTATAATCTTTCTCTTGTTTTATTCATCTTTTGATTATTTACTTTATCAAATTACCTTGTGTTTTATGTGTTTTAACattaattcttaaaaaaaattaaagtgctGTTTGATTTATTTCTTAATGTTTCAAAATATCACTTCACAAGTCACAGATAAGCACTTACTTTTCCGGAAactaaatttatgatttttttcacATATAAACACTTGTtatgatttgctaaaaaataagggattaTATAGGATAATTTCGGTTGTACTTGATTTGAAAACTGTTTTTGGGACTGGACAAACTGGAGGCCATGTGAGtggacaaaaactgaaattcgtATCCTCAGTAAGATTTGTCTAAAATACTCAAATAACATTTTGTCTACCAGATATCATACGAgacaaattttgttttatatcttCAATGTTTGTATTGTGTTATACCTTCAATATTTATCTTATGTTGTTCTGTATTATATTATTCTATcaaatacttatattttaaagATCAAACGGACCTTAAAGAACAGGTCAATCACCCtcactttaataaaaaaactgatCGCTGTGATTATTTACTTTGTCAAACTTTTTATTGCTGCAAAATGCAAGCCAATGTGATTGATGTGGTTGCAATTGCATAGTTGTGAATGTGATGCCATTTTTCGAGAACTCTAATCCCTTAATATTGTGCCTGCAATTGTGGTTAATAATGTATACATATGTGTTGCAGAAGAAGTTGAGCATTCCAGCAACAATTTCGCGAGTTCTAAAATACATACCGGAGTTACAAAAACAGGTGGAAGGACTAATTAAGAGAAAAGAAGAGATCTTATTGAGATTTTCTCCTCAAGTTGACGAGGTTATAATAAGCAAAGAATCTCAAATGAAGAAGCAAAGTTACAATTCTGGTTTTGTAGTTTCAACAAGTAGACTTAATGATAGTGAAATTACTATTCAGATTTCATGTTACACTGTCAACAAGATTCCATTATCTGAGATCTTGCTCTGTTTAGAAAATGATGGCCTTTTTCTGCTAAATGTTTCTTCTTCTCAGACATTTGGAGGGAGGGACTTCTATAATTTGCATTTACAGGTCAGTTAACTTTGCAACACATATATAGTTCAATCTTATCAATTAACttggtaaaattagcagttgaacaAGCTTATGAGTATTCCAAGTAGCTTCCAAGTAAGATGAcgggtaaaattgaaagaaaaattaataagttataagctcataagctacttggaatagtgtttgaaaaataagctataaactagctagtaaaataagttgTAAGCTCTTTTTGAAAATGATTTACCAAACAGGTCTTTTTAGTCATGGCAAGAGAGGGATGTGGTACTATACATTATGCATCTGATAACTTATAAACTAAAAATTCCTTATGTGTTTTTGGCAGGTGGATAAATCTCAGAGATTAGAAACCGATATTCTAAATGAGAAGCTCTTATCAATAATGGAGAAAAAGTGAATTTTCAAgtcaataaaaattagttacattggttttaatttataatgatgATCAAATGAACTTCTATGATGTTGGAAGCAAGAAGGGTAGTGCATATTTCTTaggattaaaatttaaatgttaaTTAGACCTAACCTCAGTTACCAAGCGATATCTCTCTTTCATTTTATTACAAGAGAAATTAAATAGAAGAATTGGGATATATAGGGTGTAGAAAACAAAATGGATGAGTGTAACAAGCAATTAAGATATgtatatttgttgatgtttgctCTAAACTCTACTATTTTGGTTGATTTTTTATTGACAAGCTAGTCTTCTTAGTACTATTTTATCTTGAGCACAATATTGTTGCTTCATTTTCTAGCCATCAACCTTGTTATTTGGTCACTTTCTAGTTTTTAATTGTTAGTCCTCTGAATGTGCTATGACACTTCTAGCAAATCTTTAGTACTAGTGGAAGTTTCTCTTCCTCCCCCTAATATTCCATTTTGTCCCTAAAAAAAACTAGGAACACATAACTTCgatttatacgaaccgaaaccGAAAGAATAAAATGTCAGTAAATAGTTTCCGCTCGCTTAAAAAATTCGAGGAACATTCCCCTAATGATTTGCTATAAAGACACGTTATCAGATCACCTTTGTCACTTGTTATTCTTGATCAATACACAATAAAAGTGATTGTTGAATGAAACCCGTGTTTTCTTCAATTGGTGGCATGAAATCAACGTTGGAACATTGGCAAGGGGTTTCTTCACGCATTGAAGCTCAAACTTAAGTAATCTTCGTTTTAATCTCGTTATTTTGATCAAATACTAGGTAGCTGCTACTTTCATAGGTTTTCTGACACCCTAATCGTTCAGTAAACCTTTACCGAAGTTTGCCCAGAAAAATTTCAGTAAACACGTACCGAAGTTTCCTGAGACTGAAAATTTGCTGCGCAGCTTACTGCCTCGGCTTATTAGTTGTTGTATAAATGGATTATAATTTGTTGTACAATTGGCTTATTAGTTGTTGTATAAATGTTGTGTCCAGCTTACACAACCATGAGTTGGACAAAGAGCTAAAAGGTCATCTCGTTGCGCGTCGTTTGAAACCTCAAGAGAAGGAGTTTTTGTGAAATGACAAGGAATTTGGTCCCGCCTAGGAATGTAATATCCACATTGAAAGAGAGAGATGCAGATAATAAGACTACAATAAAGCAAGTGTACAATGCCCTTCATAGATTAAAACATGCAAGTAGGGCGTCAAGGACTGAAATGCAACACCTGTTCAAATAACTTGAGGATAACaactattttttcaaatttagatCAGTTGGTGACTCTGAAACTGAAATTCTTCAGGATATTTTCTTTGCACATCCTAAATCCGTAAGTTTGTTCAACTCTATTCCTACTGTGTTATTGATGGATTTGGCCTACAAAACAAACCAGTACAATATGTCATTTGAGATAGTCGGTTTCACGTCCACCGAGAAGACATCCAACGTTGGATTTGCTTTTCTTAGTAATGAAAAAGAAGACAATTTTACTTGGGCTTTACGGCAATATGTCTTAGTATTTTAAAGAGTGAAGACATTAGACCTAAGGTGATTTTGACTGACAGGGATACCGCACTGATGAATGATGTTTCAGAAGTATTTCCAACATCGACTGCGTTGGTTTGTCGTTTTCATgttaaaaaaatggagaaaaggTGAAGCAATCAGATGTGTGGAAGAACGTCATGTCATCATAGATTCTTTTGAGGATGTATTGGATTCGCCTAATGAGGAAGCTTATGTTGATGTTGTGGTGGAGTTCAGGAAGGTATGTCAAAATGGCCAAGATTTTTGAGTTATGTTAAAGACACAATTTTAGACACTAATAAAAAGATGTGATACGATCATGAGTTACCTAAgcatgtggaaggaaacttataaaaaaaattgcaactcaAATATTTTGGCATCTTCCAGCTCTTATTCCTATTGGTCAGAAGAAGTATTTAACTTAAAGACATAGATTGAATGAAGCACAATTCACATGATAAGAAGCATTCATGGACTGATttgtggtctaataatattgtactaaatagaaaacatttcagtccaattttctttatttttattataattttcatttttggtattaggagaatttttagatgacctttagttcTCCATACgctctctagatgcttcctagtggtgcactaagtcattatattTGCTAGTGGGAattttttataagcatgttagtgcTAATTTTCTAAGGCCTATGATGAATTaatgtatggtagtggacaataaatcctactatatAAGGATAGACTATAAATAGGGATCTCATGTACTTTTCAAAAGACAACTTGAAGTTTAATATAATTGAGAGTTTTCTATTGTGAGAACTTTTCCTTTGTacttgagataagaactttatagtgttggttctaccggcaagTCGCGGTTAGGATCGCACTTACTtaataactttggttctaccggcaggtcgcggttacagtcaagttcctcttttgcttgataactttggttctaccggcaagtcgcggttagggtcaagttcctttacctgttttcaagacgatcctaagcagTCGCTTATCAAGATGGTTGTCGATGCTTGGACCGACAAATTTATGCACATGGGCAATAATACTACCACAAATAGAGTTGAATCTTCGCACGGTGTATTGAAAAAATACTTGTTACACGGTAACGATGATTTGGTCAGCGATCCACAAAATGTTTGTCAATCAGTTCACTGAAGTTCAAATAGAATTTTGTCAGAGTTCGTCTGTTGCATAACACAGATATGGGTTACCAACAAGGTTGGAATGTTGTAAAATCACTTTTTATCGTTTGGTAACGCGAGCAAACAAATAAAAGGCAATAACAAGGTTGGAATGTTGTAAccacttgatgtatttggaagcttagaaacaatattattttcaatggtGCTTTGCCAGAGGCTTCCTCTTTGGTGGATAATATTTTAGCTACTTCTTGGGTTTGGTTTAGCGTCGCTCAGGccgtaaattattttttcttctctgATTGGTGTAATAATCCTTTTGTTAGTTTACAATGCATCTAATAACATGCTTTGTTGTGTAAGGGAATGAATACCATTTCCACTCCCTTATATTGAattttgcttattaaaaaaatcaataaaaattgaaaaacaaatttaaaaacatattaaaCCCTTACCCTATAAACGGTATAACTCGTACGTCAGGGCCGGTTCCGACATTTTGGAGGTCCAGGGCAAATAATTAAAAGGACCCGTAATAAgcttttttccaatttttttttaaaagaacatcatctatttaaattgaaaatagcATATTGCCGTCCCAATACATTTGGAGCTCCCAGATAAATTGgataaaaaaaacctataaagataaaataaatttagtaaaattaatgttttttatttaaaaaaaaatgcaatttttaaaAGAGATCCgtaactttttttaaagaaaatgaaaacgtcaataatataaaaaatgtcatattctaatcaacaacaacaaaatacaccttaaaaaaatgatagtatttttaatcttgtaaaaaaaaaacttatgtttttaataaaaattgcaacttaattttaaaaatgaattatttattttcaaagaaataacaaaatatatatattttttaaaaaaaatagtaaaactATTTGTAAGCTCTAGAGTAATTCTATTTATAATAAActcattattttataaaaggaaacaattTTTGTCATATTCAATATGaactataaataatattaaattaaaattaactgTATTTATTATGCATTgatcacttaaaataaattcaaaaaaccATCACTGGTGGGATTCAAACACACCACCCTCAAGACTGGCACTAAGGAGTCATGCACGCAACACTACACCAAGCAACACTTCATGAAAATGTTCTTCCGAAACAAATACATAACCCATATTTACAATGATgaacttgaagaaaaaaatttgaggCCCCAATATTTGGGAGGCCTTGGGCTAGGGGCCTGGTTGCCCTGGCCCAAAACCGGGCCTACCGTACATGCAAACGGTGATTTATGTGACCAATGcaattaatttgtttgtttttttcatATCAAGTGGTTTCATCTCTTTTTCTATCACAATTGCGGGGATTAAATTGCAGTCCTTCCTGCCAAGTTCAACgttaatcaccactgaaccaactaacgattaattatttgttcttatatttacgtgcataaaaattataaacacgATGATATATGTGACcatgaaattaaaaaagaatCGTCTGgtgagtttagttcagttggcaggaacattgcattatatatgcaaatggccggagttcgaaccccgaccatctcacttatccactttaaggatggaatttctagtcactaaactactttaaaaaattacaatttttcttGAAAAGCTATccatatttatcttctttttttttgtatcaaTTCTCGAAAAGAGttcctttgaagaacaaatcatCAATCAAGTGTTCCATCATTTATAATAGTAGAGACAGGGCCGGTTCCGAGATTTTGGAAGCCTcgggacaaataataaaaatggacaactaataaaaatacaatttttttaaaaaagaaatattgatagtgtttttaataaaaattacaacttaaatttagaaattaattatttattaatataattttcttgaaaaaaataaataaagtagtcaaattatttataagttatagagtttttttttgtcagagttatagagtgtttttatttataaaataaaaaataatagttgtGTAAATTCATTATAGAagtcttaaataaataaataaaaacaaaactgcCCAAGGGGGAGTTGAATTCATAACCCTGAAGTCTTAAATAATAAGCAAGTGCGCGCGCCAACAGGCTAAGGAGTCTTTTGTGAAATTAATTGTCCGAACAAATACTTAacccatattttaaaaaatttgggcGAACAAATACTTAAATTCATTGTTGAAATTAATTGTCCGAACAAATACTTAACCCTGAAGTATTGAGGCCCAAGCTTTTTTGAGGCCCTGGACTGGAGGCCTGGTTGCCTTGGCCCAAAACCGGGCCTGAGTAGAGATGAGAGATCAACTTTTTATTTGTTCCACTAGATATTTGATACGCAAATGTTCATCATAGTCCTACAAACAAGTAGTGATAAACACAATATATCaagaattcaaattcaaattacaaatatacaagtagatattatattttttttttttttggtacaagtaGAGATTATATCTTATACATCAtcactttaattttaaatttaattatccTCTGCAAAATCAATAATTCTCTTTTCGGAAATGGAATACTACATATCTTAGTGAAtggcttaaaaaaaatatcttagtGAAtgtccataaaataaaaaataaaataataataatcttaatCCAATATCGGATATggatattatcttttttttcttccgaAAATTACGGCCTACGTGTGTGATGGATatgtatatattaatattatctgt from Trifolium pratense cultivar HEN17-A07 linkage group LG1, ARS_RC_1.1, whole genome shotgun sequence includes these protein-coding regions:
- the LOC123924509 gene encoding transcription factor ORG2-like, with the protein product MLAISPPLFSTIGWPFEEHISHNLHQNHFYKDITTTDQLFHIKNQLEAENSTDPSQATSCDLSLVKKLVHNASERDRRKKINNLYSSLRSLLPYSDQLKKLSIPATISRVLKYIPELQKQVEGLIKRKEEILLRFSPQVDEVIISKESQMKKQSYNSGFVVSTSRLNDSEITIQISCYTVNKIPLSEILLCLENDGLFLLNVSSSQTFGGRDFYNLHLQVDKSQRLETDILNEKLLSIMEKK